One part of the Solea solea chromosome 16, fSolSol10.1, whole genome shotgun sequence genome encodes these proteins:
- the tmem98 gene encoding transmembrane protein 98, with amino-acid sequence METVVIVAIGVLATIFLASFVALVVVCRHRYCHPHHLLYHFDSRPTVDLIGAMETQSEPSELELEDVVITNPHIEAILENEDWIEDASGLVSHCISILKICHTLTEKLVAMTMGSGAKVKAPASLSDIITVAKRISPRVDDVVRSMYPPLDPILLDARANALLLSVSHLVLVTRNACHMTGSMDWIDQSLLAAEDHMVVLREAALASEPERGIPGAEAQREQAI; translated from the exons ATGGAGACAGTGGTGATCGTAGCCATTGGGGTGTTGGCCACCATTTTCCTGGCCTCCTTCGTCGCCCTGGTGGTGGTGTGTAGACACCGCTACTGCCACCCTCATCATCTGCTGTACCACTTTGACTCAAG ACCCACTGTGGATCTGATCGGAGCCATGGAGACTCAGAGTGAACCGtcggagctggagctggaagaCGTCGTCATCACAAACCCGCACATCGAAGCCATCCTGGAGAACGAGGACTGGATAGAAGACGCCTC TGGTCTGGTCTCTCACTGCATCTCCATCCTAAAG ATTTGCCACACTTTGACGGAGAAGCTAGTTGCCATGACGATGGGCTCTGGGGCGAAGGTTAAAGCGCCGGCCAGCCTCAGTGACATTATCACTGTGGCAAAACGCATCAGCCCGAG GGTGGATGATGTGGTCAGATCCATGTACCCTCCTCTGGACCCGATCCTCCTTGATGCCAG GGCCAACGCTCTGCTCCTCTCAGTCAGCCACCTGGTGCTGGTCACCCGCAACGCCTGTCACATGACGGGCAGCATGGACTGGATCGACCAGTCGCTCCTTGCCGCCGAGGACCACATGGTGGTTTTGCGTGAGGCGGCGCTGGCCTCTGAACCGGAACGAGGCATACCTGGAGCTGAGGCACAGAGAGAGCAGGCCATTTAG